In one window of Chelmon rostratus isolate fCheRos1 chromosome 19, fCheRos1.pri, whole genome shotgun sequence DNA:
- the LOC121622958 gene encoding nipped-B-like protein isoform X1, producing MNGDMPHVPITTLAGIASLTDLLNQLPLPSPLPATTAKSLLYNGRISEEVSSLLVCRDENLVTQLAQSLNQVSTEHIELKDNLGNDEPEGDMPMLLQTLLSRNPKIFRDKSVMQQPMMQQYKMSQNQMHGSPGSNYQQTTVPQSPSGCFTSPQSGSGTRFVPQQNSPIPSPYTPQSPTDYMQYNPPSYSQHQQSQQVAGGVRNIHDNKVSGQLSRNSSHHNVRLSDEDYMNMAHRLGNEENDPSMRAATFPVKSPQSVCSSAGSDEAARTASRPPLIMQSPPPDGPQGAAPDLLLTSADRKKKLKERCKEENEEVDKNTLHGIVSSPSKDSARLTLKLQTSDMDQPGELPPRAHIDSGHETDLQINNNQSLRIAQDLSHKLGAEEHANCQQVLVRPNIKDSGVVSGLVFDDAEIDTLAEIERIERESASERERWSKEVQDKDKPLKKRKQDSYPQESESSDVPAVQGSNTDSKLTPKKTNAASNGASRPALMVSIDLQQAGRVIGQPVVVLETPQLCDGHLRHIKSKTDGKVDKVVENRPGIIKQHANNPRKSGSDGQTETPKQKQERRRESKHRHDGKTEGGKGHSDDRRPDAPRQKHDRQSDSRHKEEKNNSSHRSHVHQTMTPKTMSNAERNSRHGEDKVRDKNKDKERDRHRDKDRDRDRDRDKDRDRDRDREKDRDRDKDRDRNRDREKERKHKMSMENCNRHSLDRHSKPDNPRVKQDGSRKSTDLNGRQRTENSSLQNTQNKEERRSGDGSISCLARNKQQSFETKPGQLPSFLLSGRSGSLKNFVIPKLKQEGRDPPRPSKLKESLTQPLVRLERVSLIENLNKGAKPVVVLQKLSIDEVKRIIGESRNAHSSKSRKWSSFDKSEREMSLCEGTNKRKHGMISKRSKYAEADSTEDEDDASDNEYPRKKCKKDHNKAWRHEERRGSGEHRRSGGPQNAHRGSGSRHRERGPDDSSEGSPPPNLSDVARRLKKKEKQKKRKAYDSKLSPDEFMDSSTCKRFAASLDNILENLEDADLTAADDEEIPEELLLGKHQLSELGSDSAKIKDMGIFNKFPSEKLVKILNILEKNIKDSVKLSTLMNHGNDSMEEERLWRDLIMERVTKSADACLTALNIMTSPHMPKAVYIEDVIERVLQYTKFHLQNTLYPQYDPVYRMDPHGGGMHTSKSKRAKSSTHKQKVVVFLYNKVCDIVSHISELLEIQLLTDTTILQVSTLGITPFFVENVSELQLCAITLVTAVFSRYEKHRQLILEEIFTSLARLPTSKRSLRNFRLNSNDSDGEPLYIQMVTALVFQLIQCVVHLPSERDAEDEHNKKVDKDVFITNSYETAMRTAQNFLSVFLKKCGSKQGEEDYRPLFENFVHDLLSTVNRPEWPAAELLLSLLGRLLVHQFSNKQTEMALRVASLDYLGTVASRLRKDAVTSNMDQKAIDRILRETPGGDEIQQLQKALLGYLDENIETHPSLVFARKFYIAQWFRDTTSEAEKAMKTGNDEDFKGRHHSADVDSTAEIMQRSEIRKKFLRKAIKASSSSHFSSLRLNSDSVDYEDSCLIVRYLASMRPFAQSFDIYLSQILRVLGESAIAVRTKAMKCLSEVVAVDPSILARLDMQRGVHCRLMDNSTSVREAAVELLGRFVLSRPQLIEQYYDMLIERILDTGISVRKRVIKILRDICLEQPDFHKITEMCVKMIRRVNDEEGIKKLVNETFQKLWFTPTPSHDKDAMTRKILNITDVVLACKDSGYDWFEQLLQNLLKSEEQASYKPAKKACVQLVDNLVEHILKYEESLADCEDKGVNSGRLVACITTLYLFSKIRAQLMVKHAMTMQPYLTTKCNTQNDFMVICNVAKILELVVPLMEHPSETFLTTLEEDLMKLIIKYGMTVVQHCVSCLGAVVNKVTHNYKFVWACFNRYYGALAKLKTQHQEDPNSSTLAANKPTLLRSLFTVGALCRHFDFDQEEFKGANKIVIKDKVLELLLYFTTHEDEEVQIKAIIGLGFQFIMHPELMFVQDVKVLYNSTLSDETSLVSLKIQVLKNLQTYLQEEDSRMQEADREWKNQAKQEDLKEMGDISSGMSSSIMQIYLKQVLESFFHSQSTVRHFALSVITLTLSQGLIHPVQCVPYLIAMGTDPEPTMKNKADQQLVEIDKKYSGFIHMKAVAGLKMSYQVQQAIDGAKGAVVRGFRHDDSDSALCSHLYTMVRGNRQHRRAFLLSLLNLFDDSSKTEVNMLLFIADNLACFPYQAQEEPLFIMHHVDITLSVSGSNLLQSFKESLRKEPVQREKKMKKKKKKKKHHRRRKYSSDDDDDDEESSSESSSSDEDDEVVHRGKKSVVSDADSDMEDEDAVMDRLPENPNPLLDFASASQGILLLLVLKQHLKNLYGFSDSKIQKYSPTESAKVYDKAVNRKSKVHFHPRQTLDYLKSHMADMDLSYETKRNIVKQYLDFKVLMEHLDRDEEDEEGEASANARNKAITSLLSGSKLGNHNHNNHTAPMESDEEESDDEDPAARKPRKGRDSAEDSGHMNETVEAMDVVAICRPKYKDRPQIARVVQKTKNGYSIHWMTGSYSGPWAVAKKRDGRKKVPWVDTIKESDIIYKKISLTSGHKLTNKVAQTLRALYAAKEGTKS from the exons GTGTAATGCAGCAGCCAATGATGCAACAGTATAAGATGTCTCAGAATCAGATGCATGGGAGTCCAGGATCAAATTATCAGCAAACCACTGTCCCTCAAAGCCCCTCTGG ATGCTTTACATCCCCGCAGTCTGGATCAGGTACCCGGTTCGTACCCCAGCAGAACAGCCCTATACCTAGTCCCTATACCCCTCAGAGTCCTACAGACTACATGCAGTACAATCCACCAAGTTATTCTCAACACCAACAGTCTCAGCAAG TTGCTGGTGGTGTGAGAAATATCCATGACAACAAGGTCTCTGGACAGCTATCGCGTAACTCATCTCATCACAATGTGAGACTCTCGGATGAAGACTACATGAACATGGCACACAGACTGGGAAATGAG GAGAATGACCCCTCTATGAGGGCGGCCACGTTTCCAGTTAAATCACCACAGTCTGTGTGTTCCTCAGCTGGGAGTGACGAAGCTGCAAGAA CAGCATCCAGGCCCCCCCTAATCATGCAGTCGCCGCCACCTGATGGGCCACAAGGTGCAGCACCTGACCtgctcctcacctctgctgaCCGCAAAAAGAAGCTGAAAGAAAGGtgtaaagaagaaaatgaagaggtGGATAAAAACACTTTGCACGGCATTGTTAGTTCTCCATCAAAAGACTCTGCCAGGCTGACTTTAAAACTTCAGACTTCAGACATGGATCAACCTGGAGAACTTCCTCCCAGGGCACATATCGACTCAGGCCACGAAACCGATTTGcagattaataataatcagTCGTTAAGGATTGCCCAGGACTTGTCGCACAAGTTAGGTGCTGAGGAGCACGCAAACTGTCAGCAGGTTCTTGTTCGCCCAAATATCAAGGACTCTGGAGTCGTCAGCGGGCTTGTGTTTGATGATGCTGAGATAGACACACTTGCAGAGATCGAGAGAATAGAACGCGAGTCAGCAAGTGAGAGAGAACGGTGGTCTAAAGAAGTCCAGGATAAAG ATAAGCCACTGAAGAAACGGAAACAAGACTCGTATCCTCAGGAATCTGAGTCAAGTGATGTGCCTGCTGTACAAGGTAGCAACACTGACAGCAAGTTGACACCCAAGAAGACGAATGCTGCAAGTAACGGTGCCAGTCGGCCTGCTTTGATGGTCAGTATTGATCTGCAGCAAGCTGGCAGAGTGATAGGACAGCCTGTGGTGGTGCTGGAAACACCGCAGTTGTGTGACGGCCACCTACGGCATATAAAGTCAAAGACTGACGGGAAGGTGGATAAAGTTGTTGAAAACAGACCTGGGATCATCAAACAGCATGCCAACAACCCCAGGAAGTCTGGCTCAGATGGGCAAACAGAAACCCCTAAACAGAAGCAGGAAAGACGGCGCGAatccaaacacagacatgacGGCAAAACTGAGGGCGGCAAGGGACACTCAGATGACAGACGGCCAGATGCACCACGGCAGAAACATGACAGGCAATCAGACTCGCgccacaaagaggaaaagaataACAGCAGTCACCGATCCCATGTCCACCAAACTATGACTCCAAAAACCATGAGCAACGCTGAGCGTAACTCCAGACATGGAGAAGACAAAGTCAGGGATAAAAATAAGGATAAGGAAAGAGATAGACACAGAGATAAagatagagatagagacagagacagagataaagatagagacagggacagagacagagaaaaagatagagatagagataaAGATAGAGACAGGAACAGAGacagggaaaaggaaaggaaacacaaGATGTCAATGGAAAACTGCAATAGACATTCTCTTGACCGGCATAGTAAACCTGACAACCCCAGAGTGAAGCAAGACGGAAGCAGAAAATCCACTGACCTCAATGGTcgacagaggacagagaatTCCAGCCTTCAAAACACCCAAAataaggaagagagaagaagtgGGGATGGCAGCATTAGCTGCCTAGctagaaacaaacagcagtcttTTGAGACAAAGCCTGGCCAGCTCCCCTCGTTCCTGCTGAGTGGCAGGTCAGGAAGTCTGAAGAACTTTGTGATTCCTAAATTGAAACAGGAGGGCAGAGATCCTCCACGTCCAAGCAAATTGAAAGAGAGCCTCACCCAACCCCTCGTCAGGCTGGAGAGAGTGTCGTTGATAGAGAACTTGAACAAAGGAGCCAAACCAGTCGTTGTGCTTCAGAAACTCAGTATTGATGAGGTGAAAAGGATCATTGGGGAAAGCAGGAATGCACACAGCTCCAAATCCAGGAAGTGGTCGTCCTTTGACAAATCAGAGAGAG AGATGTCACTTTGTGAGGGGACAAACAAGCGAAAGCACGGAATGATCAGTAAGAGATCCAAGTACGCTGAGGCGGACTCGACTGAAGATGAAGACGATGCCTCTGACAATGAGT ATCCACGGAAAAAGTGCAAGAAAGATCACAACAAGGCATGGCGACACGAAGAGAGGAGAGGTTCTGGAGAGCATCGGCGAAGCGGAGGGCCTCAAAATGCTCACCGGGGGTCCGGCAGCCGCCACCGCGAACGGGGCCCTGACGATTCAAGCGAGGGCTCCCCACCACCAAACCTTAGTGATG TTGCCAGAAGAttgaagaaaaaggagaaacagaaaaaaaggaaggcgTACGATTCCAAGCTGTCACCAGATG AATTTATGGACTCTTCCACATGTAAGAGATTCGCGGCCAGTTTGGACAACATTCTTGAGAACCTTGAGGACGCTGACCTGACTGCAGCAG ATGATGAAGAGATACCTGAAGAACTCTTGCTTGGAAAGCACCAGTTGAGCGAGCTAGGCAGCGATTCTGCTAAGATTAAAGATATGGGTATCTTTAACAAG TTTCCGTCTGAGAAACTGGTAAAAATTTTGAATATCCTGGAGAAGAACATTAAAGACAGTGTCAAACTTTCCACATTAATGAACCAC GGTAACGATTCCATGGAGGAGGAGCGGCTGTGGCGTGACCTTATCATGGAGCGGGTGACTAAGTCTGCTGACGCCTGTCTAACTGCACTCAACATCATGACATCTCCACACATGCCCAAGGCTGTTTATATCGAAGACGTAATTGAGAGGGTGTTGCAATACACCAAGTTCCATCTGCAAAACACTTTGTACCCCCAGTATGACCCGGTCTACAGAATGGATCCCCATGGAG GTGGCATGCATACTTCAAAGTCCAAGAGGGCAAAGAGTTCCACCCACAAACAGAAGGTGGTAGTCTTTCTCTACAACAAAGTGTGTGATATCGTCAGCCACATTTCAGAGCTCCTGGAGATCCAGCTGCTAACCGACACCACTATTCTCCAG GTGTCCACCCTGGGTATTACACCATTTTTTGTGGAGAATGTCAGTGAGCTGCAATTATGTGCCATCACACTAGTGACAGCA GTGTTCTCTCGTTATGAAAAGCACAGGCAGCTCATTCTCGAAGAGATCTTCACCTCCCTGGCTAGACTTCCTACTAGTAAACGCAGCCTCAGGAACTTCAG GCTAAACAGCAATGATTCGGACGGAGAGCCGTTGTATATCCAGATGGTCACAGCACTGGTTTTTCAGCTCATCCAGTGTGTGGTACACCTTCCCTCAGAGAGGGACGCAGAGGATGAACATAATAAGAAG GTGGATAAAGATGTCTTCATCACAAACTCGTATGAAACTGCCATGAGGACAGCTCAGAACTTCCTATCAGTGTTTCTCAAGAA ATGTGGCAGTaagcagggagaggaagactACAGGCCTCTGTTTGAGAACTTTGTTCATGACTTGCTGTCTACAGTCAACAGGCCTGAGTGGCCTGCAGCTGAACTGCTGCTCAGTTTACTGGGCCGGCTGTTG GTGCACCAGTTCAGTAACAAGCAGACAGAAATGGCACTCAGGGTGGCATCGCTGGACTACCTCGGTACTGTTGCGTCTCGCCTGCGCAAAGACGCTGTCACTAGCAACATGGACCAAAAGGCTATCGACCGCATCCTCAGAGAG ACTCCCGGTGGTGATGaaatccagcagctccagaagGCCTTGTTAGGCTACCTAGATGAGAACATTGAGACGCATCCATCTCTGGTG TTTGCCAGGAAGTTTTATATTGCTCAGTGGTTCAGAGACACTACAAGTGAGGCAGAGAAAGCGATGAAGACTGGGAACGATGAGGACTTTAAAGGTCGACATCATTCCGCAGATGTTGACTCGACTGCagagatcatgcagaggtccGAGATACGGAAGAAGTTTCTCCGCAAGGCCATCaaggcatcatcatcatcacatttcaGTTCTCTGAG GTTAAACTCTGACTCAGTGGACTATGAGGACTCCTGTCTGATTGTCAGATATTTGGCCTCCATGAGGCCGTTTGCACAGAGCtttgatatttatttatcaCAG ATTCTGAGAGTGCTGGGTGAGAGTGCCATTGCAGTCAGAACTAAAGCCATGAAGTGTCTGTCTGAAGTAGTAGCTGTGGATCCAAGTATTCTGGCACGG TTGGATATGCAGCGTGGGGTTCATTGTCGCCTTATGGACAACTCCACCAGCGTTCGAGAGGCAGCTGTGGAGCTCCTTGGCCGTTTCGTGCTCAGTCGTCCTCAGCTCATTGAGCAGTACTATGACATGCTCATTGAAAGGATATTG GACACAGGTATTAGTGTGAGGAAGAGGGTCATTAAGATCTTGAGGGATATTTGCCTGGAGCAGCCGGACTTCCACAAGATCACTGAGATGTGTGTCAAGATGATCCGAAGGGTCAACGATGAAGAGGGGATCAag AAACTGGTGAATGAGACATTCCAGAAACTCTGGTTCACCCCCACACCCAGTCATGACAAAGACGCCATGACCCGGAAGATCCTGAACATCACAGATGTG GTCTTGGCATGTAAAGATTCAGGCTACGACTGGTTTGAGCAGCTTCTCCAAAAT CTGCTTAAGTCAGAAGAGCAAGCATCGTACAAACCAGCCAAGAAGGCCTGCGTTCAGCTGGTGGACAATCTGGTGGAACACATTCTGAAATATGAGGAGTCTCTCGCag acTGTGAGGACAAAGGGGTGAATTCAGGTCGTCTGGTTGCATGCATCACCACTCTCTACCTGTTCAGCAAGATCAGAGCACAGTTAATGGTCAAACATGCCATGACTATGCAGCCCTACTTGACCACAAAGTGCAAT ACTCAGAATGACTTCATGGTGATATGTAACGTGGCTAAGATCCTGGAGCTCGTTGTGCCTCTGATGGAGCATCCAAGCGAGACTTTCCTCACTACCCTAGAAGAAGACCTGATGAAGCTCATCATCAAATATGGCATGACG GTTGTACAACACTGTGTAAGCTGTCTTGGTGCCGTTGTCAACAAGGTCACGCACAACTACAAGTTTGTTTGGGCTTGTTTCAACCGTTACTATG GAGCTCTGGCCAAACTGAAGACACAGCACCAAGAGGACCCCAACAGCTCCACTCTGGCTGCCAACAAGCCTACTCTCCTGCGTTCCCTGTTTACTGTGGGGGCTCTCTGTCGACACTTTGATTTTGACCAAGAGGAGTTCAAGGGTGCTAACAAG ATTGTCATCAAGGACAAAGTGTTGGAGCTTCTATTGTACTTCACCACTCACGAAGATGAGGAGGTCCAGATCAAGGCCATCATAGGTCTAG GTTTCCAGTTCATCATGCACCCAGAGCTCATGTTTGTGCAGGATGTGAAGGTTCTGTATAACAGCACCCTATCAGATGAAACCAGTTTGGTCAGCCTAAAGATCCAGGTGCtaaaaaacctgcagacatACCTACAAGAGGAGGACTCTCGGATGCAGGAGGCTGATCGCGAAT ggAAGAATCAAGCCAAGCAGGAGGATCTAAAAGAAATGGGGGACATCTCATCAGGAATGAGCAGCTCCATAATGCAGATCTACCTGAAGCAGGTGCTGGAGTCCTTCTTCCACTCGCAGTCCACAGTTCGGCACTTTGCCCTGAGCGTCATTACGTTGACTCTCAGCCAGGGCCTCATCCATCCTGTACAG tgtgtgCCCTACTTAATTGCCATGGGAACAGACCCCGAGCCAACCATGAAGAACAAGGCCGATCAACAGCTGGTGGAGATTGACAAGAAATATTCAGGCTTCATCCAT ATGAAGGCTGTCGCAGGGTTGAAGATGTCTTACCAGGTACAGCAGGCCATAGATGGAGCCAAAGGCGCGGTGGTGCGAGGTTTCCGTCACGATGACTCagactctgctctctgctctcatctcTACACAATGGTCCGTGGGAACCGACAACATAGGCGGGCTTTCCTCCTTTCCCTGCTTAACCTATTCGATGACAGCTCC AAAACAGAGGTGAACATGTTGTTGTTCATAGCAGACAACTTGGCCTGCTTCCCCTACCAGGCCCAGGAGGAGCCTCTCTTCATCATGCACCATGTAGATattactctgtctgtctctggtaGCAACCTGCTCCAGTCTTTCAAGGAG TCTTTGCGGAAAGAGCCTGTACAACgggagaagaagatgaagaaaaaaaagaagaagaagaagcaccaTCGGAGGAGAAAATACagctctgatgatgatgatgatgatgaagagagcAGTAGCGAatccagcagcagtgatgaggaCGATGAGGTGGTCCATAGGGGAAAGAAGTCTGTGGTTTCAGACGCCGACTCTGACATGGAAGATGAGGATGCAGTGATGGACCGCCTGCCTGAAAATCCCAACCCTCTGCTGGACTTTGCCAGTGCCTCACAGggtattctgctgctgctggtgctcaAACAACATCTGAAGAATCTCTATGGCTTCTCAGACAG CAAAATCCAGAAGTATTCACCCACGGAGTCTGCCAAAGTGTACGACAAGGCTGTGAACAGGAAGTCTAAGGTGCACTTCCACCCTCGTCAGACACTGGATTACCTGAAGAGTCATATGGCTGACATGGATCTCAGCTACGAGACCAAAAGGAATATTGTGAAACAGTATTTGGAC TTCAAGGTACTGATGGAGCACTTGGATCGTGacgaagaggacgaggagggtGAAGCAAGTGCCAATGCCAGAAACAAAGCCATTACTTCACTGCTGAGTGGCTCAAAACTCGGGAACCACAACCACAATAATCACACTGCTCCAATGGAGAGCgatgaggaggagagtgatgatgaagatCCCGCTGCG CGGAAACCAAGGAAAGGCAGGGATTCCGCAGAGGATTCAGGtcacatgaatgaaacagtGGAGGCCATGGACGTTGTTGCCATCTGCCGTCCCAAATACAAAGACAGACCGCAGATTGCCAGGGTCGTCCAGAAGACCAAAAATGGCTACAGCATACACTGGATGACCGGCTCCTACTCTGGGCCCTGGGCTGTGGCAAAGAAGCGGGACGGTCGCAAAAAGGTGCCTTGGGTTGACACTATCAAGGAGTCAGACATTATTTACAAGAAAATATCCTTGACAAGCGGACACAAGCTGACGAACAAAGTGGCACAGACGTTACGGGCGCTGTATGCCGCCAAGGAGGGGACTAAGAGTTAA